The following are encoded together in the Acipenser ruthenus chromosome 24, fAciRut3.2 maternal haplotype, whole genome shotgun sequence genome:
- the LOC131700602 gene encoding tyrosine-protein kinase Fes/Fps-like isoform X1, whose product MGFGQDLWCPQGHSTLLRLQDSELRLMEVMRKWMTQRAKSDRDYSAQLHQMCTQAEKQEVALQSTGLDYISQLNKSWSCMVSQTESMSRILRKHSEDLNSGPLSKLTLLIRDKQQLRKTYGEQWSQLSQDLSRVTQTELEKLKSQYRQLSRDTAQAKKKYQEASKDKDREKARERYVKLTCKLHEIHNEYVLSVRGAEVHHKYHYSQSQPALLDALQSLQEEMILMLKGILQEYHDLTSLVQEEVLLVHQEIVHAVKAIEPQREYESFIQQNRSVGDIPPTVTFDTSLLEDTDALQAGELQLNDLTLEGMQHKVTMLEEEVLSLTTSLSSQQATISQLELELQSEEKNANFGQRVYQFSKRNALEDSRQQAMVIMGTRVKLEAQRDMLAERLHQLGDGDPPPALELEDDRVSNCSMERDKDSSKVLSLESIKSHITGIFKLKYSVPPPLPTIPEVQKPLSQQAWYHGAIPRLEVQELLINNGDYLVRESQGKQEYVLSVHWGGQCRHFIIQSVDNMYRLDGEGYPTIPLLLNHLLNNQLNVTKKSDVVLKRAIPRDKWVLEHDDVILGEHIGRGNFGEVYSGRLRSENIPVAVKTCRESLAPDLKNKFLMEARILKQYDHPNIVKLIGVCTQRQPIYIVMELVQGGDFLTYLRNEGQRLKVKELIKMAEHAAAGMEYLESKKCIHRDLAARNCLVTESNVVKISDFGMSREEEDGVYSATGGMKQIPVKWTAPEALNYGRYTTESDIWSFGILLWETFSRGTTPYATMTNQTTREEIEQGYRMPSPDGCPPGIYSLMCRCWEYDYKKRPPFSVIHKELSSIYKRHR is encoded by the exons TCCTGGAGCTGTATGGTGAGTCAGACAGAGAGCATGAGTCGTATTCTCCGCAAGCACTCGGAGGATCTGAACTCGGGGCCCCTGAGCAAGCTGACCCTGCTGATCCGAGACAAGCAGCAGCTGCGCAAGACCTACGGGGAGCAGTGGAGCCAGCTCAGCCAGGACCTCAGCCGG GTGACGCAGACGGAGCTGGAGAAGCTGAAGTCTCAGTACCGCCAGCTGTCGCGGGACACGGCCCAGGCCAAGAAGAAGTACCAGGAGGCCAGCAAGG ACAAGGACCGCGAGAAGGCGAGGGAGCGCTACGTGAAGCTGACCTGTAAGCTGCATGAGATTCACAATGAGTACGTGCTGTCAGTGAGGGGGGCGGAGGTGCATCACAAATACCACTACAGCCAGTCCCAGCCCGCGCTGCTCGACGCCCTGCAGAGTCTGCAAGAGGAGATGATCCTGATGCT GAAGGGCATCCTGCAGGAGTACCATGACTTGACCAGCCTGGTCCAGGAGGAGGTGCTGCTGGTTCACCAGGAGATTGTCCACGCCGTCAAAGCCATCGAGCCCCAGCGGGAGTACGAGAGCTTCATCCAGCAGAACAG gtccGTGGGGGACATACCGCCAACCGTGACCTTCGACACAAGTCTGCTGGAGGATACAGACGCGCTGCAGGCGGGAGAGCTGCAGCTGAACGATCTCACACTGGAGGGAATGCAACACAA GGTGACCATGCTGGAGGAGGAGGTCCTGTCCCTCACCACCTCACTGAGCTCCCAACAGGCCACCATCAgccagctggagctggagctgcagAGCGAGGAGAAGAACGCCAACTTCGGGCAGCG ggTGTACCAGTTCAGCAAGCGCAATGCCCTGGAGGACAGCCGGCAGCAGGCGATGGTTATCATGGGGACGCGAGTGAAGCTGGAGGCGCAACGAGACATGCTGGCAGAGAGGCTGCACCAGCTGGGAGATGGAGACCCACCCCCCGCACTGGAGCTGGAGGACGACCGGGTGTCTAACTGCTCCATG GAGCGAGACAAGGACAGCAGTAAGGTTCTCAGCCTGGAGTCAATCAAGAGTCACATCACTGGCATTTTCAAACTCAAATACTCG gtgccCCCTCCCCTGCCAACGATCCCAGAGGTCCAGAAGCCCCTGTCCCAGCAGGCCTGGTACCACGGCGCGATCCCCAGGCTCGAGGTGCAGGAGCTGCTGATTAACAACGGGGACTACCTGGTGCGGGAGAGCCAGGGCAAGCAGGAGTACGTGCTGTCAGTGCACTGGGGCGGGCAGTGCCGCCACTTCATCATCCAGAGCGTCGAT aATATGTATCGTCTGGATGGAGAAGGATATCCCACAATCCCCCTGCTCCTCAATCATCTACTCAACAACCAGCTGAACGTGACGAAGAAGTCTGACGTTGTCCTGAAGAGAGCGATCCCCAGG GACAAGTGGGTTCTAGAACACGATGATGTCATTCTCGGAGAGCACATTGGCAGG GGAAATTTTGGGGAGGTGTACAGTGGCCGGCTGCGGTCTGAAAACATCCCTGTCGCTGTGAAGACGTGCCGCGAGAGCCTGGCTCCAGACCTCAAGAACAAATTCCTCATGGAGGCCAG GATCCTGAAGCAGTACGACCACCCCAACATTGTGAAGCTGATTGGCGTGTGCACACAGAGACAGCCTATCTACATCGTCATGGAGCTGGTGCAGG GAGGGGACTTCCTGACGTACCTGCGGAACGAGGGGCAGCGTCTGAAGGTGAAGGAGCTGATCAAGATGGCGGAGCACGCAGCCGCTGGCATGGAGTACCTGGAGAGCAAGAAGTGTATCCATCG GGACCTGGCTGCACGGAACTGCCTGGTGACAGAGAGTAACGTTGTGAAGATCAGCGATTTCGGGATGTCCCGCGAGGAGGAGGACGGGGTCTACTCTGCCACTGGGGGGATGAAGCAAATCCCTGTCAAATGGACCGCACCCGAGGCCCTCAACTATG GGCGCTACACCACGGAGAGTGATATCTGGAGCTTCGGGATCCTGCTCTGGGAGACCTTCTCACGAGGCACCACGCCCTACGCCACTATGACCAATCAGACGACACGGGAGGAAATCGAGCAGG GGTATCGGATGCCATCTCCCGACGGCTGCCCGCCCGGGATCTACAGTCTCATGTGTCGATGCTGGGAATACGATTACAAGAAACGTCCCCCATTCAGCGTGATCCACAAGGAGCTGAGCAGCATTTATAAGAGGCACAGATGA
- the LOC131700602 gene encoding tyrosine-protein kinase Fes/Fps-like isoform X2 produces MIHDCAVTKNGARSSAQPTGDADGAGEAEVSVPPAVAGHGPGQEEVPGGQQGYGSGSQGVVMQGRGRDKDREKARERYVKLTCKLHEIHNEYVLSVRGAEVHHKYHYSQSQPALLDALQSLQEEMILMLKGILQEYHDLTSLVQEEVLLVHQEIVHAVKAIEPQREYESFIQQNRSVGDIPPTVTFDTSLLEDTDALQAGELQLNDLTLEGMQHKVTMLEEEVLSLTTSLSSQQATISQLELELQSEEKNANFGQRVYQFSKRNALEDSRQQAMVIMGTRVKLEAQRDMLAERLHQLGDGDPPPALELEDDRVSNCSMERDKDSSKVLSLESIKSHITGIFKLKYSVPPPLPTIPEVQKPLSQQAWYHGAIPRLEVQELLINNGDYLVRESQGKQEYVLSVHWGGQCRHFIIQSVDNMYRLDGEGYPTIPLLLNHLLNNQLNVTKKSDVVLKRAIPRDKWVLEHDDVILGEHIGRGNFGEVYSGRLRSENIPVAVKTCRESLAPDLKNKFLMEARILKQYDHPNIVKLIGVCTQRQPIYIVMELVQGGDFLTYLRNEGQRLKVKELIKMAEHAAAGMEYLESKKCIHRDLAARNCLVTESNVVKISDFGMSREEEDGVYSATGGMKQIPVKWTAPEALNYGRYTTESDIWSFGILLWETFSRGTTPYATMTNQTTREEIEQGYRMPSPDGCPPGIYSLMCRCWEYDYKKRPPFSVIHKELSSIYKRHR; encoded by the exons ATGATCCATGACTGCGCTGTCACAAAGAACGGGGCGAGATCTTCAGCACAACCTACTG GTGACGCAGACGGAGCTGGAGAAGCTGAAGTCTCAGTACCGCCAGCTGTCGCGGGACACGGCCCAGGCCAAGAAGAAGTACCAGGAGGCCAGCAAGGGTATGGATCGGGGAGCCAGGGAGTCGTGATGCAGGGCAGAGGGAGAG ACAAGGACCGCGAGAAGGCGAGGGAGCGCTACGTGAAGCTGACCTGTAAGCTGCATGAGATTCACAATGAGTACGTGCTGTCAGTGAGGGGGGCGGAGGTGCATCACAAATACCACTACAGCCAGTCCCAGCCCGCGCTGCTCGACGCCCTGCAGAGTCTGCAAGAGGAGATGATCCTGATGCT GAAGGGCATCCTGCAGGAGTACCATGACTTGACCAGCCTGGTCCAGGAGGAGGTGCTGCTGGTTCACCAGGAGATTGTCCACGCCGTCAAAGCCATCGAGCCCCAGCGGGAGTACGAGAGCTTCATCCAGCAGAACAG gtccGTGGGGGACATACCGCCAACCGTGACCTTCGACACAAGTCTGCTGGAGGATACAGACGCGCTGCAGGCGGGAGAGCTGCAGCTGAACGATCTCACACTGGAGGGAATGCAACACAA GGTGACCATGCTGGAGGAGGAGGTCCTGTCCCTCACCACCTCACTGAGCTCCCAACAGGCCACCATCAgccagctggagctggagctgcagAGCGAGGAGAAGAACGCCAACTTCGGGCAGCG ggTGTACCAGTTCAGCAAGCGCAATGCCCTGGAGGACAGCCGGCAGCAGGCGATGGTTATCATGGGGACGCGAGTGAAGCTGGAGGCGCAACGAGACATGCTGGCAGAGAGGCTGCACCAGCTGGGAGATGGAGACCCACCCCCCGCACTGGAGCTGGAGGACGACCGGGTGTCTAACTGCTCCATG GAGCGAGACAAGGACAGCAGTAAGGTTCTCAGCCTGGAGTCAATCAAGAGTCACATCACTGGCATTTTCAAACTCAAATACTCG gtgccCCCTCCCCTGCCAACGATCCCAGAGGTCCAGAAGCCCCTGTCCCAGCAGGCCTGGTACCACGGCGCGATCCCCAGGCTCGAGGTGCAGGAGCTGCTGATTAACAACGGGGACTACCTGGTGCGGGAGAGCCAGGGCAAGCAGGAGTACGTGCTGTCAGTGCACTGGGGCGGGCAGTGCCGCCACTTCATCATCCAGAGCGTCGAT aATATGTATCGTCTGGATGGAGAAGGATATCCCACAATCCCCCTGCTCCTCAATCATCTACTCAACAACCAGCTGAACGTGACGAAGAAGTCTGACGTTGTCCTGAAGAGAGCGATCCCCAGG GACAAGTGGGTTCTAGAACACGATGATGTCATTCTCGGAGAGCACATTGGCAGG GGAAATTTTGGGGAGGTGTACAGTGGCCGGCTGCGGTCTGAAAACATCCCTGTCGCTGTGAAGACGTGCCGCGAGAGCCTGGCTCCAGACCTCAAGAACAAATTCCTCATGGAGGCCAG GATCCTGAAGCAGTACGACCACCCCAACATTGTGAAGCTGATTGGCGTGTGCACACAGAGACAGCCTATCTACATCGTCATGGAGCTGGTGCAGG GAGGGGACTTCCTGACGTACCTGCGGAACGAGGGGCAGCGTCTGAAGGTGAAGGAGCTGATCAAGATGGCGGAGCACGCAGCCGCTGGCATGGAGTACCTGGAGAGCAAGAAGTGTATCCATCG GGACCTGGCTGCACGGAACTGCCTGGTGACAGAGAGTAACGTTGTGAAGATCAGCGATTTCGGGATGTCCCGCGAGGAGGAGGACGGGGTCTACTCTGCCACTGGGGGGATGAAGCAAATCCCTGTCAAATGGACCGCACCCGAGGCCCTCAACTATG GGCGCTACACCACGGAGAGTGATATCTGGAGCTTCGGGATCCTGCTCTGGGAGACCTTCTCACGAGGCACCACGCCCTACGCCACTATGACCAATCAGACGACACGGGAGGAAATCGAGCAGG GGTATCGGATGCCATCTCCCGACGGCTGCCCGCCCGGGATCTACAGTCTCATGTGTCGATGCTGGGAATACGATTACAAGAAACGTCCCCCATTCAGCGTGATCCACAAGGAGCTGAGCAGCATTTATAAGAGGCACAGATGA
- the LOC131700602 gene encoding tyrosine-protein kinase Fes/Fps-like isoform X3, producing the protein MTALSQRTGRDLQHNLLVTQTELEKLKSQYRQLSRDTAQAKKKYQEASKDKDREKARERYVKLTCKLHEIHNEYVLSVRGAEVHHKYHYSQSQPALLDALQSLQEEMILMLKGILQEYHDLTSLVQEEVLLVHQEIVHAVKAIEPQREYESFIQQNRSVGDIPPTVTFDTSLLEDTDALQAGELQLNDLTLEGMQHKVTMLEEEVLSLTTSLSSQQATISQLELELQSEEKNANFGQRVYQFSKRNALEDSRQQAMVIMGTRVKLEAQRDMLAERLHQLGDGDPPPALELEDDRVSNCSMERDKDSSKVLSLESIKSHITGIFKLKYSVPPPLPTIPEVQKPLSQQAWYHGAIPRLEVQELLINNGDYLVRESQGKQEYVLSVHWGGQCRHFIIQSVDNMYRLDGEGYPTIPLLLNHLLNNQLNVTKKSDVVLKRAIPRDKWVLEHDDVILGEHIGRGNFGEVYSGRLRSENIPVAVKTCRESLAPDLKNKFLMEARILKQYDHPNIVKLIGVCTQRQPIYIVMELVQGGDFLTYLRNEGQRLKVKELIKMAEHAAAGMEYLESKKCIHRDLAARNCLVTESNVVKISDFGMSREEEDGVYSATGGMKQIPVKWTAPEALNYGRYTTESDIWSFGILLWETFSRGTTPYATMTNQTTREEIEQGYRMPSPDGCPPGIYSLMCRCWEYDYKKRPPFSVIHKELSSIYKRHR; encoded by the exons ATGACTGCGCTGTCACAAAGAACGGGGCGAGATCTTCAGCACAACCTACTG GTGACGCAGACGGAGCTGGAGAAGCTGAAGTCTCAGTACCGCCAGCTGTCGCGGGACACGGCCCAGGCCAAGAAGAAGTACCAGGAGGCCAGCAAGG ACAAGGACCGCGAGAAGGCGAGGGAGCGCTACGTGAAGCTGACCTGTAAGCTGCATGAGATTCACAATGAGTACGTGCTGTCAGTGAGGGGGGCGGAGGTGCATCACAAATACCACTACAGCCAGTCCCAGCCCGCGCTGCTCGACGCCCTGCAGAGTCTGCAAGAGGAGATGATCCTGATGCT GAAGGGCATCCTGCAGGAGTACCATGACTTGACCAGCCTGGTCCAGGAGGAGGTGCTGCTGGTTCACCAGGAGATTGTCCACGCCGTCAAAGCCATCGAGCCCCAGCGGGAGTACGAGAGCTTCATCCAGCAGAACAG gtccGTGGGGGACATACCGCCAACCGTGACCTTCGACACAAGTCTGCTGGAGGATACAGACGCGCTGCAGGCGGGAGAGCTGCAGCTGAACGATCTCACACTGGAGGGAATGCAACACAA GGTGACCATGCTGGAGGAGGAGGTCCTGTCCCTCACCACCTCACTGAGCTCCCAACAGGCCACCATCAgccagctggagctggagctgcagAGCGAGGAGAAGAACGCCAACTTCGGGCAGCG ggTGTACCAGTTCAGCAAGCGCAATGCCCTGGAGGACAGCCGGCAGCAGGCGATGGTTATCATGGGGACGCGAGTGAAGCTGGAGGCGCAACGAGACATGCTGGCAGAGAGGCTGCACCAGCTGGGAGATGGAGACCCACCCCCCGCACTGGAGCTGGAGGACGACCGGGTGTCTAACTGCTCCATG GAGCGAGACAAGGACAGCAGTAAGGTTCTCAGCCTGGAGTCAATCAAGAGTCACATCACTGGCATTTTCAAACTCAAATACTCG gtgccCCCTCCCCTGCCAACGATCCCAGAGGTCCAGAAGCCCCTGTCCCAGCAGGCCTGGTACCACGGCGCGATCCCCAGGCTCGAGGTGCAGGAGCTGCTGATTAACAACGGGGACTACCTGGTGCGGGAGAGCCAGGGCAAGCAGGAGTACGTGCTGTCAGTGCACTGGGGCGGGCAGTGCCGCCACTTCATCATCCAGAGCGTCGAT aATATGTATCGTCTGGATGGAGAAGGATATCCCACAATCCCCCTGCTCCTCAATCATCTACTCAACAACCAGCTGAACGTGACGAAGAAGTCTGACGTTGTCCTGAAGAGAGCGATCCCCAGG GACAAGTGGGTTCTAGAACACGATGATGTCATTCTCGGAGAGCACATTGGCAGG GGAAATTTTGGGGAGGTGTACAGTGGCCGGCTGCGGTCTGAAAACATCCCTGTCGCTGTGAAGACGTGCCGCGAGAGCCTGGCTCCAGACCTCAAGAACAAATTCCTCATGGAGGCCAG GATCCTGAAGCAGTACGACCACCCCAACATTGTGAAGCTGATTGGCGTGTGCACACAGAGACAGCCTATCTACATCGTCATGGAGCTGGTGCAGG GAGGGGACTTCCTGACGTACCTGCGGAACGAGGGGCAGCGTCTGAAGGTGAAGGAGCTGATCAAGATGGCGGAGCACGCAGCCGCTGGCATGGAGTACCTGGAGAGCAAGAAGTGTATCCATCG GGACCTGGCTGCACGGAACTGCCTGGTGACAGAGAGTAACGTTGTGAAGATCAGCGATTTCGGGATGTCCCGCGAGGAGGAGGACGGGGTCTACTCTGCCACTGGGGGGATGAAGCAAATCCCTGTCAAATGGACCGCACCCGAGGCCCTCAACTATG GGCGCTACACCACGGAGAGTGATATCTGGAGCTTCGGGATCCTGCTCTGGGAGACCTTCTCACGAGGCACCACGCCCTACGCCACTATGACCAATCAGACGACACGGGAGGAAATCGAGCAGG GGTATCGGATGCCATCTCCCGACGGCTGCCCGCCCGGGATCTACAGTCTCATGTGTCGATGCTGGGAATACGATTACAAGAAACGTCCCCCATTCAGCGTGATCCACAAGGAGCTGAGCAGCATTTATAAGAGGCACAGATGA